Part of the Pseudobdellovibrionaceae bacterium genome is shown below.
GATAGGTTAAAATAGCCTGCTGCAATGTTTTTAGAGCAGCACCGTAGTCGCCCTGAAGTTCATGACACTCCGTCAAACCCTCAAGCGCCACTCGGTGGTTCGGATCTTGTGAAATAATCTTGTTGAAGTGATATTCAGCTTTAGCCGGCTGTTGATCTCGCAAATACACTTGGCCCACAAATGTATGAGCGGCAACAAGGTCTGAGTCTAAATCTATTGCCTGTTGAAAGCTCTGCATTGCGCCACCATACTCTTCAACACTCCAAAGGACTCGACCTTTTTGGTAATGTAGCAGTCCCAAATTGGGTGACTTTTTAAGTGCAAGATCAATCATCCAAAGGGCTCTTGATGTATTTTTATTGGCTTCTGCAGATAAGCTCAGGTAGTAAGGACCCCATGGGCCTTGATGGTGCTCTTGGCTCAAAAAGTTGCCCATATCTTCCACTGATGACCACTTGCCTTCACGCACGCAGTTGTTGGCTAGCTCGACGACCTTCTTCCAGGATTCATTTTTCCAGCTTCTTCGGCGATTAGGGCAACTAAAAGCGCCAGATGCAGATATTTCACCAAGGTTTTCTGATTTTACTTGTTTTGTATATACAAGGGACCTCTCATTCTCAGCCTTTTTTGCAGAATGAGCACAGCCAAAACTAAATATTGAAAGAACCAACAT
Proteins encoded:
- a CDS encoding tetratricopeptide repeat protein, which produces MMNNLIAMLVLSIFSFGCAHSAKKAENERSLVYTKQVKSENLGEISASGAFSCPNRRRSWKNESWKKVVELANNCVREGKWSSVEDMGNFLSQEHHQGPWGPYYLSLSAEANKNTSRALWMIDLALKKSPNLGLLHYQKGRVLWSVEEYGGAMQSFQQAIDLDSDLVAAHTFVGQVYLRDQQPAKAEYHFNKIISQDPNHRVALEGLTECHELQGDYGAALKTLQQAILTYPRTLEYRLREASIYEVQQKDYEQALAAYKKIKVMMSENRLAGNSNIDLDKKITSLEALLGKNTSPEKVSQNSSRKLRRSK